One window of Lagenorhynchus albirostris chromosome 16, mLagAlb1.1, whole genome shotgun sequence genomic DNA carries:
- the SNCG gene encoding gamma-synuclein, translated as MDVFKKGFSIAKEGVVGAVEKTKQGVTEAAEKTKEGVMYVGAKTKEGVVQSVTSVAEKTKEHANAVSEAVVSSVNTVATKTVEEAENIAITSRVVRKEDLQQPAPSQEDEAPKVEEEVAEATKSGGD; from the exons ATGGACGTCTTCAAGAAGGGCTTCTCCATCGCCAAGGAGGGTGTGGTGGGCGCCGTGGAGAAGACCAAGCAGGGGGTGACAGAGGCTGCTGAGAAGACCAAGGAGGGTGTCATGTATGTGG GAGCCAAGACCAAGGAAGGTGTTGTGCAGAGTGTGACCTCAG TGGCTGAGAAGACCAAGGAGCACGCCAACGCCGTGAGCGAGGCCGTGGTCTCCAGTGTCAACACCGTGGCCACCAAGACCGTAGAGGAAGCAGAGAACATCGCTATCACCTCCAGAGTGGTGCGCAAG GAGGACCTGCAGCAACCTGCCCCCTCGCAGGAGGACGAGGCGCCCAAAGTGGAAGAGGAAGTGGCTGAGGCG accAAGAGTGGAGGAGATTAG
- the ADIRF gene encoding adipogenesis regulatory factor — MASKGLQDLTQQVQGAAQEAVTAAGAATQQVVDETTETGQKAMDQVAKSTQETIDKTANQASEAFSGLGKILRLLK; from the exons ATGGCCAGCAAAGGCTTGCAGGACCTGACGCAGCAAGTGCAGGGGGCGGCCCAGGAAGCGG TGACGGCGGCTGGAGCAGCAACTCAGCAAGTGGTGGATGAGACCACAGAAACAGGGCAGAAAG CCATGGACCAGGTTGCCAAGTCTACCCAGGAAACCATCGACAAGACTGCTAACCAGGCCTCTGAGGCTTTCTCGGGTTTAGGGAAAATACTCCGCCTCCTGAAATGA